The following coding sequences lie in one Sulfitobacter sp. D7 genomic window:
- a CDS encoding DUF1403 family protein has translation MTYPPATISDDLSTLPQLPAWVTSGRAETVETVAFRSGSALTLLDQLINNERHGVPVKLFANRLALSAATATSKLEGRLAREGDIRDAYHLTPPGEARGPDGDLLAFWRDAVRLRLNTPGEIAALIGPDIAADAAGWLGAGQDRARTHGPLAGCEAVLRAVLGADDRAERVACLLSDVVLARALNWTMVLPVSAQRLTKSVLRDLAAGKQGAGLAVQVRILETVEETIRLARDLARRAEALRAVAPKLRAKGSSAAVELFLTEDAVAPASMLSPRIRGTSIPMTDRAARRLCDRLVELGVARELTGRASFRLYGIGS, from the coding sequence ATGACATATCCGCCCGCCACCATCTCTGACGACCTGAGCACCCTACCGCAGCTTCCCGCCTGGGTCACCTCTGGACGTGCAGAAACCGTTGAAACTGTGGCCTTTCGGTCGGGTTCGGCGCTGACGCTGCTCGACCAACTGATCAACAATGAGCGGCATGGCGTGCCCGTGAAACTGTTCGCCAACCGGCTGGCGCTGAGCGCGGCAACCGCGACCTCGAAACTGGAAGGGCGGCTGGCACGGGAGGGCGATATTCGCGATGCCTACCATCTGACACCGCCGGGTGAGGCGCGGGGGCCGGACGGCGATCTTCTGGCCTTCTGGCGTGACGCGGTGCGGCTTCGGCTGAACACACCCGGCGAGATCGCAGCCCTGATCGGTCCAGACATTGCGGCGGATGCGGCCGGGTGGTTGGGCGCGGGGCAAGACCGGGCCCGGACCCATGGGCCGCTGGCGGGCTGCGAGGCTGTCCTTCGCGCCGTACTGGGCGCTGATGATCGGGCGGAACGGGTCGCCTGCCTGCTCTCGGATGTTGTCCTGGCGCGGGCGCTGAACTGGACGATGGTTCTACCGGTTTCCGCGCAGCGTCTCACCAAGAGCGTGCTGCGCGATCTGGCGGCGGGTAAACAGGGGGCCGGGCTGGCGGTTCAGGTGCGGATTCTTGAGACCGTCGAGGAGACGATCCGGCTGGCGCGGGACCTCGCCCGCCGTGCGGAAGCGCTTCGCGCCGTGGCGCCGAAGCTGCGGGCAAAGGGATCAAGCGCGGCCGTCGAGCTGTTCCTGACCGAAGATGCGGTCGCCCCGGCGTCGATGCTATCGCCGCGCATCCGGGGGACGTCGATCCCCATGACCGACCGCGCCGCGCGCCGGTTGTGCGACCGGCTGGTCGAATTGGGCGTGGCGCGGGAACTGACCGGGCGGGCGAGTTTCCGGCTGTACGGGATCGGGTCATGA